A window from Candidatus Arthromitus sp. SFB-rat-Yit encodes these proteins:
- a CDS encoding DUF4214 domain-containing protein encodes MNRKKITLLLTGLAIASSIFTGCTSSSKNSQDNNTKVSRYDENALQRATERIVTEFKEAAEYPYNSNDQYQSGGYPDIAYADDKTGTNTVNESNNEINNGFNNSADENLNNYSENITSDGSMNGNGTENNLASSENIFGTNGMNEFQNNASIMEPLNGFGRLSDDINGIDESTNDINSNDVKDNGVTSGTDVDGNGQVMNVLPQQSQVQAQDARNTQTNVAGNIVPVRSIGSVELTGAQGQKKPQGTIRFSFKLTGDVLSTKVNNGSGTQVALADLIQKAYEETLQDANTNFEGAAKDTTAREALQAGLAEIFNVTAGNNFTFQDSKGQIVNIPYTAANICPPKNQNSQYVRRIIDIDGMYKGSGQRSVRATSQDIPITLIMRLQGADGQGNDELATNTNYTFVGLTGSNIKNNELPIKDDKILTGLNIPQATTAKAPSTINVMNNAIYEETTTGGNTTTTQVSGTFYTSQLAKKYYLNVGDFDFTSADNVEARGTTIRFKGIKFVDPDDSIVKIEMKDSEDKTYTGSLIQVDPDDKTKGKYLQISGLRTDSNYIFTEIDITSNTDGKEQVSVLQLKEKQTTGAATKNTKPIKTTTFSEPKLELGASGPKQMVTLPGGLNVQAVKNDATSLRYVLKVDNSEDNIGELRVTSLRPGEESKIQKIVDKKAKINYYVVTLSNLSKATDYNFVNLELDYKDYDGKNGVLRTTLAQINSKRDDATVDNVTENNPVNGQSTFTVDIETNHKSDYARSTRVPLFIDDMNGRFVRMNYIPLESNPDVKVEYDGSYVNVSGLTPNTNTTITLEFVYNNDSNTEQSIRKYVTIKTPVIGNLDIKTDTATIKDNEATIKLDYYSTPKSPIKSVSVEDSSGKKYTSNWDSATNSILVQGLDANTEFKGLIAKFTLENTEIVEYPLTTFKTGTVTPKPTGDVANFVSRVYTIALGREPEVEGWNFWINKLTSKELSATEFIAENLMTQPEFIERELNKQQFVTTMYSLIVNRTPDEDGQSYWERKYNEYREQTSTVASLRIKIAREMMNEKEFKDLVTSLGLNY; translated from the coding sequence ATGAATAGAAAAAAGATTACGCTTCTATTAACTGGATTAGCAATTGCCTCAAGTATATTTACGGGATGTACATCATCAAGCAAGAACTCTCAAGATAATAACACTAAAGTTTCTAGATATGATGAGAATGCATTGCAGAGAGCAACAGAAAGAATTGTAACAGAATTTAAAGAAGCAGCAGAGTATCCATACAATTCTAATGATCAATATCAATCTGGAGGATATCCAGATATTGCTTATGCTGATGATAAAACAGGAACAAATACAGTTAATGAATCAAATAATGAAATTAATAATGGATTTAATAACTCAGCAGATGAGAATTTAAATAACTATTCAGAAAATATAACGTCTGATGGATCAATGAATGGAAATGGAACGGAAAATAATTTGGCTTCATCAGAAAATATTTTTGGAACAAATGGGATGAATGAATTTCAAAATAATGCGTCTATTATGGAACCATTAAATGGTTTTGGAAGATTGTCAGACGATATAAATGGGATTGATGAATCAACAAATGATATAAACTCCAATGATGTTAAAGATAATGGAGTTACTTCAGGTACAGATGTTGATGGTAATGGACAAGTTATGAATGTATTGCCACAACAATCTCAAGTACAAGCACAAGATGCTAGAAATACACAAACTAATGTAGCTGGTAATATCGTGCCTGTTAGAAGTATTGGTAGTGTCGAATTAACTGGAGCTCAAGGACAGAAAAAACCACAAGGAACTATTAGGTTTAGTTTTAAGTTAACAGGAGATGTACTTTCTACTAAAGTTAATAATGGAAGTGGTACTCAGGTTGCTTTAGCTGATTTAATACAAAAGGCTTATGAGGAAACTTTACAAGATGCTAATACAAATTTTGAAGGAGCAGCTAAAGATACTACAGCAAGGGAAGCTTTACAAGCTGGATTAGCTGAAATATTTAATGTGACAGCTGGTAATAATTTTACATTCCAAGATAGCAAAGGTCAAATAGTTAATATACCATACACTGCTGCTAATATCTGTCCTCCAAAGAATCAAAATTCACAGTACGTAAGAAGAATAATTGATATTGATGGTATGTATAAAGGAAGTGGACAAAGATCTGTAAGAGCTACTTCACAAGATATTCCAATTACTCTTATTATGAGATTACAAGGTGCGGATGGACAAGGTAATGATGAATTAGCTACAAATACAAATTATACATTTGTTGGTTTAACAGGAAGCAATATTAAAAATAATGAGCTTCCAATAAAAGATGATAAAATTTTAACGGGATTAAATATTCCTCAAGCGACAACAGCAAAAGCCCCTTCTACTATAAATGTAATGAATAATGCAATATATGAAGAAACTACTACTGGTGGTAATACGACTACTACACAGGTTAGTGGAACATTTTATACAAGCCAGTTAGCAAAAAAATATTATCTTAATGTAGGAGATTTTGATTTTACTAGTGCTGATAATGTTGAGGCTAGAGGTACAACTATAAGATTTAAAGGAATTAAATTTGTTGATCCTGATGATAGTATAGTAAAGATTGAAATGAAGGATTCAGAGGATAAAACTTATACAGGATCATTAATTCAAGTTGATCCTGACGATAAAACAAAAGGTAAGTATTTACAGATTTCAGGATTAAGAACTGATAGTAACTATATTTTCACTGAAATTGATATAACTTCAAACACTGATGGTAAAGAACAAGTTAGTGTTCTTCAATTAAAAGAGAAGCAAACAACCGGAGCTGCAACTAAAAATACTAAGCCGATTAAAACAACAACATTTAGTGAGCCAAAATTAGAATTAGGAGCAAGTGGACCTAAACAAATGGTTACGCTTCCAGGAGGATTAAACGTACAAGCTGTTAAGAACGATGCAACTTCATTAAGATATGTATTGAAGGTTGATAATTCTGAAGATAATATCGGTGAATTAAGAGTAACAAGTTTAAGACCAGGAGAAGAGTCTAAGATTCAAAAAATAGTAGATAAGAAAGCTAAGATTAATTATTATGTAGTAACTTTGAGTAATCTTTCTAAAGCAACAGATTACAACTTTGTTAACTTAGAATTAGATTATAAAGATTATGATGGTAAAAATGGGGTTCTTAGAACAACATTAGCTCAAATCAATAGCAAGAGAGATGATGCAACAGTTGATAACGTAACAGAAAATAACCCTGTTAATGGACAAAGTACTTTTACAGTAGATATTGAAACAAACCATAAGTCTGATTATGCAAGAAGTACAAGAGTTCCTTTATTCATTGATGATATGAATGGAAGATTCGTTAGAATGAATTATATTCCATTAGAATCAAATCCTGATGTTAAAGTTGAGTATGATGGTTCTTATGTAAACGTATCAGGTTTAACTCCAAATACAAATACAACTATTACCCTTGAATTTGTTTATAATAATGATTCAAATACAGAGCAAAGCATTAGGAAATATGTAACTATAAAAACTCCAGTTATAGGAAATTTAGATATTAAAACAGATACGGCTACTATTAAAGATAATGAGGCGACAATTAAACTTGATTATTATTCAACTCCAAAATCACCTATTAAATCTGTATCAGTTGAAGATTCATCAGGTAAAAAATATACTTCTAATTGGGATTCTGCTACAAATTCAATTCTTGTACAAGGATTGGATGCTAATACAGAATTTAAAGGATTAATAGCTAAATTTACTCTTGAAAATACAGAAATTGTAGAATATCCATTAACTACATTTAAAACTGGAACAGTTACTCCAAAACCAACAGGAGATGTTGCAAACTTTGTATCTAGAGTTTATACAATAGCTCTTGGGCGTGAGCCAGAGGTTGAAGGATGGAATTTCTGGATTAATAAATTAACATCAAAAGAACTTTCAGCTACAGAGTTTATTGCAGAAAACCTAATGACTCAACCAGAGTTTATTGAAAGAGAATTAAATAAACAACAGTTTGTTACAACTATGTATTCATTAATAGTTAACAGAACTCCAGATGAAGATGGACAAAGCTATTGGGAAAGAAAATATAACGAATATAGAGAACAAACAAGTACAGTTGCAAGTTTGAGAATTAAAATTGCAAGAGAAATGATGAATGAAAAAGAATTTAAAGATTTAGTAACTT
- a CDS encoding polysaccharide deacetylase family protein, which yields MKRRKVYKVFISSLILIFFLFIGGQVAKSYYDAKKIYDEVKPALINEEMLNRKEKNEVLILLYHNVTNSKKVSQEDDLYVHIDDFREQLDYIVENGYNVVTLEELYRLRKSYEEIPAKTLILTFDDGDKSSYDTIFPELQKRNLKASFFVTTRQLGEKGYVTKENLVEMHKAGQDIESQGHNNEDFINTSLAQVHKSMYTSKKILEETLNKPILFLVYPNSSFNSEVIRVAQNVGYEWALSTEPGKFFDHYMMMERVSIPGGSDLEIFKQKLSEYDY from the coding sequence TTGAAACGAAGGAAAGTATATAAGGTTTTTATATCATCGCTAATTTTGATATTCTTTTTATTTATAGGTGGTCAGGTTGCAAAATCATACTATGATGCGAAAAAAATATACGATGAAGTAAAGCCAGCACTTATTAATGAAGAAATGTTAAATAGGAAGGAAAAAAATGAAGTATTAATTTTGCTTTATCACAACGTGACAAATAGTAAGAAGGTAAGTCAAGAGGATGACTTATATGTACATATTGATGATTTTAGAGAGCAATTAGATTATATAGTTGAGAATGGATATAATGTAGTTACGTTGGAAGAATTATATAGATTACGTAAATCTTATGAAGAGATTCCGGCTAAAACATTAATTTTAACTTTTGATGATGGTGATAAAAGTTCATATGATACTATATTTCCTGAGCTTCAAAAACGGAATTTAAAGGCAAGTTTTTTTGTAACAACGAGACAACTTGGAGAAAAGGGATACGTGACAAAAGAAAATCTTGTAGAGATGCATAAAGCTGGTCAAGATATTGAAAGCCAAGGTCATAACAATGAAGATTTTATTAATACATCACTTGCTCAAGTTCATAAGTCCATGTATACAAGTAAAAAAATATTGGAAGAAACGTTAAATAAACCAATTTTATTTTTGGTTTATCCAAATTCTTCATTTAATTCTGAGGTCATAAGAGTTGCACAAAATGTAGGATATGAATGGGCATTATCAACAGAGCCAGGAAAATTTTTCGATCATTATATGATGATGGAAAGAGTTAGTATTCCAGGTGGAAGTGATCTTGAAATTTTCAAACAAAAATTAAGTGAATATGATTATTAA
- a CDS encoding sodium:calcium antiporter → MVYLIYIILAIAVIVFSIKAADYVDLIDKKTNISGAFIGGVVLAAVTSLPELFTSISGALILNNSEIVLGNILGSNIFNLATLSVIVILFIRGFVQSQISKSHTKITMFIIVINIILFLPAYFSKDFNIFNISVVSILVSILYFTSLKFMATNDIDGGQDGEEDEENSLTLKQIFIRFILSSIGLVIASIAITYVTDIISIKLNLAASLSGALFLGIATSLPEVTSCLALAKKSKFNLVVGNIIGSNMFNLFIISIIDLLYTRTSLYFTNHIQTKILLLFGFIATIFIAILLIVKNSNKKLKFVYLLLSLASILTYFLYLILSL, encoded by the coding sequence TTGGTATATTTGATTTATATAATATTGGCAATAGCTGTAATAGTATTTTCGATAAAAGCAGCTGATTATGTTGATTTAATCGATAAAAAAACAAATATATCTGGGGCTTTTATAGGAGGAGTTGTGCTTGCAGCAGTGACATCTCTTCCTGAGTTATTCACAAGTATTTCTGGAGCGCTTATTTTAAATAATTCTGAGATTGTTTTGGGAAATATTCTAGGTAGCAATATTTTTAATTTAGCTACATTGTCTGTTATTGTTATTTTATTTATAAGGGGTTTTGTACAAAGCCAAATAAGTAAAAGTCATACTAAAATAACCATGTTTATTATAGTAATAAATATAATTTTATTTTTACCAGCTTATTTTTCAAAAGATTTTAACATTTTTAATATTAGTGTTGTTTCAATTTTAGTTTCGATTTTATATTTTACTTCTTTGAAATTTATGGCTACTAATGATATAGATGGTGGTCAAGATGGAGAAGAAGATGAGGAGAATAGTCTTACACTTAAACAAATTTTTATAAGATTTATACTTTCTAGCATAGGATTGGTTATTGCAAGTATTGCTATAACGTATGTAACAGATATAATTTCTATAAAATTAAATTTAGCTGCAAGTTTGAGTGGTGCTTTATTTTTAGGAATAGCAACATCACTCCCAGAGGTTACATCATGTCTGGCACTTGCTAAAAAATCAAAATTTAATTTAGTAGTAGGAAATATTATTGGAAGTAATATGTTTAATCTATTTATAATTTCGATAATAGATCTTTTGTATACAAGGACATCACTTTATTTTACTAATCATATACAAACGAAAATTTTATTATTATTTGGATTTATTGCAACGATATTTATTGCAATTTTGCTTATAGTTAAAAATTCCAACAAAAAGTTAAAATTTGTTTATTTGTTATTGAGTTTAGCAAGTATATTAACATATTTTCTATACTTAATTTTATCTTTGTAA
- a CDS encoding flagellin: MIKEDLTMKINKNSNITKALNVFKIEKIDNNLSKDNSTSDHVQINYLMDELTESQYITRNYQIGITYVQIAKSTLSEVKKTIIEMKEIFDKCKNENNTSFGRESLNFKFEELRQKFNKDSDKLSVDIRENLFYNSKNELVFKVFDSKSLENCILIPKLDANKLNLKNINIKNEINANEAYEKITEVLDYIIYSERAIKNSEEKLLKVNLTDIMSANLMALSSNESKESIQKLLDLTRKGLLKEGNTYLKDLNKDK, translated from the coding sequence TTGATCAAGGAGGATCTAACTATGAAGATAAATAAAAATTCTAACATCACAAAAGCCTTAAATGTTTTTAAAATTGAAAAAATAGATAATAATTTATCCAAAGATAACTCAACTTCTGACCATGTTCAAATTAATTATCTTATGGATGAGCTAACAGAATCACAATATATAACACGCAATTATCAAATAGGTATAACTTATGTGCAAATAGCTAAGTCAACTTTAAGTGAAGTAAAAAAAACCATCATAGAAATGAAAGAAATTTTTGATAAATGTAAAAATGAGAATAATACTTCCTTTGGTCGTGAATCGCTAAATTTTAAATTCGAAGAATTACGTCAAAAATTTAATAAAGATTCAGATAAATTAAGCGTTGATATACGTGAAAATTTATTTTACAACAGCAAAAATGAACTTGTATTTAAAGTATTCGATTCAAAATCTCTAGAAAATTGCATTCTCATTCCAAAACTCGATGCAAACAAATTAAATCTTAAAAATATAAATATAAAAAATGAAATCAATGCCAATGAAGCCTATGAAAAAATTACTGAAGTTCTCGATTACATTATATATTCAGAAAGAGCGATAAAAAATTCTGAAGAGAAACTTCTTAAGGTTAATCTTACAGATATTATGTCTGCAAATCTTATGGCATTGAGCAGCAACGAAAGTAAAGAATCTATCCAAAAATTGTTAGACCTAACAAGAAAAGGACTACTTAAAGAAGGTAATACCTATTTGAAAGACTTGAATAAAGACAAATAG
- a CDS encoding aminotransferase class I/II-fold pyridoxal phosphate-dependent enzyme, with translation MGATNIKNNYQYSNLDTNKFDLIMHETEKMYFLSPKPIMFVIQNYDLFENQIKQGYYDKESYKMLMSAYFMKEYEWEIDIQNIQYIPSDEMAYTLIFESLTQVNDNVVVLSPLEKILRYKILASSRNLISIPLIYEGDKVELDFELLEKYSKGSKVMVISNPHYPSGRCFTEEELKKLGDIARRNNLWILSIEEGYELTREGVKYIPLSKALNNSSNVITYLSPCKTLNLMDSTMGNLVINNKKFRDFMKHQLSENSRFAINAIDVEIFNVFYSRIDIWLRKLRDYVNKNFELFDTYLKNIFGTMELEKPESGTLAFIDLSKYGYMPEELEYRILKNGKLTVKFGEEIEGSLQGKIAINMAYPREMLKECFSRIRTVLN, from the coding sequence ATGGGAGCAACTAATATTAAAAATAATTATCAATATTCAAATTTGGATACTAATAAATTTGATTTAATAATGCACGAAACTGAGAAAATGTATTTCTTAAGTCCAAAACCTATAATGTTTGTGATACAGAATTATGATCTTTTTGAAAATCAGATAAAGCAAGGTTATTATGATAAAGAATCATACAAGATGCTTATGAGTGCTTATTTTATGAAAGAGTATGAGTGGGAGATTGATATACAAAATATACAGTATATACCGAGTGATGAAATGGCGTATACGTTAATATTTGAGTCATTGACTCAGGTGAATGATAATGTGGTTGTACTTTCTCCTTTAGAAAAAATACTACGTTATAAGATTTTGGCATCAAGTAGGAATCTTATATCAATACCACTTATTTATGAAGGAGATAAAGTGGAACTTGATTTTGAGCTTTTAGAAAAATATTCTAAGGGTTCTAAGGTTATGGTTATAAGTAATCCGCATTATCCTTCTGGAAGATGTTTTACTGAAGAGGAGCTAAAAAAACTTGGAGATATTGCGAGAAGGAATAATCTTTGGATTTTGAGTATTGAAGAAGGGTATGAATTAACAAGAGAAGGAGTTAAATATATTCCTCTTTCTAAAGCATTGAACAATAGTAGTAATGTTATAACATATTTAAGTCCATGCAAAACATTGAATTTGATGGATAGTACTATGGGTAATTTGGTTATAAATAATAAAAAATTTAGAGATTTTATGAAGCACCAGTTAAGTGAAAATAGTAGGTTTGCGATTAACGCAATAGATGTTGAAATATTTAATGTATTTTATAGTAGAATAGATATTTGGTTGAGGAAGCTCAGAGATTATGTCAATAAAAATTTTGAATTATTTGATACTTATCTTAAAAATATATTTGGGACAATGGAACTTGAAAAACCTGAGAGTGGAACTTTAGCATTTATTGATTTATCGAAATATGGATATATGCCTGAGGAACTTGAATATAGAATTTTAAAAAATGGTAAACTTACAGTTAAGTTTGGAGAAGAAATTGAAGGAAGTCTTCAAGGTAAGATTGCAATTAATATGGCCTATCCTAGAGAAATGTTGAAAGAATGTTTTAGTAGGATAAGAACAGTATTAAATTAA
- a CDS encoding methyl-accepting chemotaxis protein → MSLKFKILLFSIVISILNVLIASFGLSIIKNDFLIQKVDALRGKSQITSLQIENQINNYILDFKFLGTMIKDSQYIVEDSQINNDKPYSIIRDYINLNNNFVKDVTIINSEGVVEVSTNRRLEGTKVDNLDDIVKNNKLKDDYGVYLDFDSNKGEVDIVLVSNIPNTNGLSDKYLCGILSSDLIKEIVSNMKIDILHDSNVEIYTADKRVVYSDFKNIVGEYLNDENMLTNISKSDSGNLLYLSDINIGKRDYKMLTYYISGLKWKISYFASVSSMDESFTKNQIITCILLGAFVILLTIISLFTLKFLILSRLEENDRIIDKTSNFELIDNYKLNNNSKDELSKSYNSLIRMRLNIGKMIKTIKIKIVDLNSKYNDIEFLTKELKDSTTITSSETDNLYAGMEETNATLQEITASSKLISDEMFNIKMNAEKGYDSTQDISKRTNLIKSNITESKDKAIQIYENVKSDLETAIDKSKEVDEINTLTESILSIASQTNLLALNAAIEAARAGEAGKGFAVVAEEIRTLAEESSVTANNIKSIAQNVNTSIESLITSSRQILDFIDNKIILDYDSFIDSSEEYRSDTFKINDFMKNFLDISKKVSDAVETIVGSITEISTTVNTGTIGLSNISDKNFQIVEKIDSLKHFIKENKLTTAQLNNIVNKFKISEDLHLQIVESNQEYSMNQNNFEDNGEKVDDIE, encoded by the coding sequence ATGTCTCTTAAATTTAAGATATTATTATTCAGTATAGTTATTTCTATATTAAACGTTTTAATTGCTTCGTTCGGACTTTCTATAATTAAAAATGATTTTTTAATTCAAAAAGTTGATGCTTTAAGAGGAAAGTCACAAATTACATCATTACAGATTGAAAATCAAATAAATAATTATATTTTAGATTTTAAATTTTTAGGAACAATGATTAAAGACTCTCAGTACATAGTTGAAGATAGTCAAATAAATAATGATAAACCTTATTCTATTATTAGAGATTATATAAATTTGAATAATAATTTTGTAAAAGATGTAACAATTATTAATTCTGAAGGTGTAGTTGAAGTATCTACAAACAGAAGGTTAGAGGGAACAAAGGTAGATAATTTAGATGATATTGTAAAAAATAACAAATTAAAAGATGATTATGGTGTGTATTTAGACTTTGATTCTAATAAAGGGGAAGTTGATATTGTTTTAGTATCGAATATTCCTAATACTAATGGTTTATCGGATAAATATTTGTGTGGAATATTATCATCTGATTTAATTAAAGAAATCGTTTCCAATATGAAAATTGATATATTACATGATAGCAATGTTGAAATTTATACTGCTGATAAGCGAGTTGTTTATTCTGATTTTAAAAATATTGTTGGAGAGTACTTAAATGATGAAAATATGCTGACTAATATATCAAAATCTGATTCCGGAAATCTTTTATATTTAAGTGATATAAATATCGGGAAAAGAGATTATAAGATGTTGACTTATTATATTTCAGGACTTAAATGGAAGATTTCTTATTTTGCATCTGTATCATCTATGGATGAGTCGTTTACAAAGAATCAAATAATTACTTGTATATTGTTAGGAGCATTTGTAATTTTACTTACGATTATATCATTGTTTACACTTAAATTCCTGATTTTATCAAGATTAGAAGAAAATGATAGGATAATTGATAAGACATCAAATTTTGAACTTATAGATAATTACAAGCTTAATAATAATTCCAAGGATGAGTTGAGTAAATCTTATAATAGTTTAATTAGAATGAGATTAAATATTGGGAAAATGATAAAAACAATTAAGATTAAGATAGTTGATTTGAACTCTAAGTATAACGATATTGAATTTTTAACAAAAGAATTGAAAGATTCCACTACAATTACATCGTCTGAAACGGATAATTTATATGCTGGTATGGAAGAAACAAATGCGACTCTTCAAGAAATAACAGCTTCATCAAAACTTATAAGTGATGAGATGTTTAACATAAAAATGAACGCTGAAAAAGGATATGATAGTACTCAAGATATTTCTAAGAGAACTAATTTGATAAAGAGTAATATCACAGAGTCAAAAGATAAAGCTATACAGATTTATGAAAATGTTAAGAGTGATTTGGAAACAGCAATAGATAAATCAAAAGAAGTTGATGAAATTAATACTCTTACAGAATCTATTTTGAGTATTGCTAGTCAGACAAATTTACTTGCACTTAATGCGGCAATTGAGGCAGCGAGAGCAGGAGAGGCAGGAAAAGGATTTGCTGTTGTTGCAGAGGAAATTAGGACTCTTGCGGAAGAAAGTTCAGTTACAGCAAACAATATTAAGAGTATAGCTCAGAATGTTAATACATCTATTGAAAGTTTGATTACAAGTTCAAGACAAATTTTGGACTTTATAGATAATAAAATTATTCTTGATTATGATAGCTTTATAGATAGCAGTGAAGAATATAGAAGTGACACATTTAAGATTAATGATTTTATGAAAAATTTCTTGGATATATCTAAGAAAGTAAGTGATGCAGTTGAAACAATAGTTGGATCAATAACTGAAATTTCAACTACTGTTAATACTGGAACTATTGGATTGTCAAATATTTCTGATAAGAATTTTCAGATTGTTGAGAAGATAGATAGTTTGAAACATTTTATTAAGGAAAATAAACTTACAACAGCTCAATTGAATAATATTGTAAACAAATTTAAAATTTCAGAGGATCTTCATCTACAAATAGTAGAAAGCAATCAGGAGTATTCCATGAATCAAAATAATTTTGAAGATAATGGAGAAAAAGTTGACGACATAGAATAA
- the radA gene encoding DNA repair protein RadA, which translates to MKIKTVYTCSNCKFEQAKWSGKCPNCNVWNSFEESEVLKKANAKVNTYTKTLTTSKKAQKLLNVEVLNSDRIVTDISEFNRVVGGGIVRDSISILAARPGAGKSTLLLQVAYDISKKGFKVLYASGEESESQIRKRTDRIIPELSDENIWIYSDISLNNVISVINDIDPDFIIIDSIQTFILEEYSSRPGSPTQTMECANELLRIAKSSNRPRAVMIVGQMTKEDELAGVRALEHLVDCVLMIEGDNFEELRSLICTKNRFGSTGEVGFFSMTERGMVSIDNPSQFFMTQRDENNEVFGSCLGVVKEGNRCIVVEIESLVSNSITPYPSRISDCLKRDQLNTLISILEERGRIKLFDKNIVIKSTGGIRLREQCVNLSIIISIVSSIKNKAIDNGYVFIGDVGLTGEIKRVPSMELRLKEIDRLGFKRVYVPYGENYRVGNFKNIEIKAFKYIHEVINDIF; encoded by the coding sequence TTGAAAATTAAAACGGTTTATACATGTTCAAATTGTAAATTTGAACAAGCTAAATGGTCGGGCAAATGTCCTAATTGTAATGTTTGGAATTCTTTTGAAGAGTCTGAGGTACTTAAAAAGGCAAATGCTAAGGTTAATACATACACAAAAACTTTGACTACTTCTAAGAAGGCTCAAAAACTTTTAAATGTAGAAGTACTTAATAGCGATAGAATAGTAACTGATATTAGTGAGTTTAATAGAGTTGTTGGCGGTGGGATTGTAAGAGATTCTATAAGTATACTCGCGGCAAGACCAGGAGCAGGGAAATCAACATTATTACTTCAGGTTGCTTATGATATTTCAAAAAAAGGGTTTAAAGTTTTGTATGCATCTGGGGAAGAAAGTGAAAGTCAAATAAGGAAAAGAACTGATAGAATAATTCCTGAATTATCTGATGAAAATATATGGATATATTCTGATATTTCATTAAATAATGTAATTAGCGTAATTAATGACATTGATCCAGATTTTATAATAATCGATAGTATACAAACTTTTATACTAGAAGAATATTCGTCAAGACCAGGATCACCCACTCAAACAATGGAGTGTGCAAATGAGCTTTTGAGAATTGCAAAAAGTTCAAATAGGCCTAGAGCTGTTATGATAGTAGGACAAATGACTAAAGAAGATGAATTAGCTGGTGTTAGAGCTTTAGAGCATTTGGTTGATTGTGTGCTTATGATAGAAGGAGATAATTTTGAGGAATTGAGATCTCTTATTTGTACAAAAAATAGATTTGGAAGTACTGGAGAGGTAGGATTTTTCTCTATGACAGAGAGAGGTATGGTTTCTATTGATAATCCATCACAGTTTTTTATGACACAGAGAGATGAAAATAATGAAGTTTTTGGAAGTTGTCTAGGTGTTGTGAAAGAAGGTAATAGATGTATTGTTGTTGAAATTGAAAGTCTTGTTTCAAATTCTATAACGCCATACCCTTCAAGAATTTCTGATTGTTTAAAGAGAGATCAATTAAACACTCTTATTTCAATTTTAGAAGAGAGAGGACGAATAAAATTATTTGATAAAAATATTGTAATTAAATCTACTGGTGGTATTAGATTGAGGGAACAGTGTGTTAATTTATCCATCATTATTAGTATAGTTTCTTCTATAAAGAACAAAGCTATAGATAATGGCTATGTGTTTATTGGTGATGTTGGACTTACAGGGGAAATAAAAAGAGTTCCATCTATGGAACTTAGACTTAAAGAAATTGATAGATTGGGATTTAAAAGAGTTTATGTTCCTTATGGTGAGAATTATAGGGTGGGAAATTTTAAAAATATAGAAATAAAAGCTTTTAAATATATACATGAAGTTATTAATGACATATTTTAA
- a CDS encoding transposase: MDNIKVTDIDIKIESKEDIINYLKSTDRIDYNALINIFKSNDEIILSRKEIISLLKIINDKSNRRCPYCDSRFISRHQKYTKYKDGVTKERFRCKECRKTFSDTTNTIFHNAKLPFEKIQMCVKEVTSDNTIRKAAKNLDISVPTAFYMKHKILNNKVAVDI, encoded by the coding sequence ATGGATAATATTAAAGTTACAGATATAGATATAAAAATTGAAAGTAAGGAAGATATAATAAATTATCTTAAAAGCACAGATAGGATTGACTATAATGCACTTATAAATATTTTTAAGTCAAATGACGAAATTATATTGAGCAGAAAAGAAATTATATCTTTATTAAAAATTATAAATGACAAGAGTAATAGAAGATGTCCTTATTGTGATAGTAGATTTATATCAAGACATCAAAAGTATACTAAATATAAGGATGGAGTTACAAAAGAAAGATTCAGATGTAAAGAGTGCAGAAAAACTTTTTCGGATACAACAAATACAATATTTCATAATGCGAAGTTACCGTTTGAAAAAATTCAAATGTGTGTAAAAGAAGTAACTAGCGACAATACTATAAGGAAAGCTGCAAAAAATTTAGATATTTCAGTTCCTACAGCCTTTTATATGAAACACAAAATATTAAACAATAAGGTAGCTGTTGATATTTGA